The following coding sequences lie in one Sorghum bicolor cultivar BTx623 chromosome 6, Sorghum_bicolor_NCBIv3, whole genome shotgun sequence genomic window:
- the LOC8060161 gene encoding uncharacterized membrane protein At3g27390: MEPPTGFWASLLSFLKFLPYFSGLLILGFIKGVLLCPWACLIMAIGISALVLGLWPMHLIWTYYCIIRTKLVGPVVKLLLLIAATAVLIIWLIIGIPGSVFAGLVYGFLAPIMATFDAVGEGKEKPFVHCFVDGTWSTITGSCTVVRDVKDLLFHSYFSIMDDLRLQKPPDGKPYEIRLLDIPGALIAAAFGLLLDGIMFTLIAFYKCPVMLFKGWKRLIQDMIGREGPFLETACVPFAGLAILLWPFAVVGAVLASILSSVPLGAYGAVVAYQESSFVMGLAYVFSSVSIFDEYTNDVLDMAPGSCFPRFKYRKGKGESSHGHSAPLSRPASFDREKQEGKKPPSRVTSFKNSIDEFNPFKLLDHLFAECRNQGEALVNKGVITMKDIEETKSGKVGSGVLNVGLPAYVILNALLRSAKADSVGLILSDGSEITSDNRPKSTIFDWFFDPLMVIKEQIKAENLSEEEEEYLKMRVLLAGDPSRLKGSLPHVPSLTERKKADIDAFARRLQGITKSISRYPTAKRRFDILVKALLSELERTMGGSSQSANGSQSQAQRLRNSVARMLSQKSMGKTANIRDEDPEAQMTRLSRTP; encoded by the exons ATGGAGCCGCCGACTGGGTTCTGGGCCTCGCTTTTGAGCTTCCTCAAGTTCTTGCCCTACTTCTCCGGCCTCCTCATCCTTGGGTTCATCAAAG GTGTTTTGTTGTGCCCTTGGGCATGTCTGATTATGGCAATTGGAATATCTGCACTAGTCCTGGGCTTATGGCCTATGCATCTGATTTGGACATACTACTGCATTATCAG AACCAAGCTGGTGGGACCTGTAGTAAAGCTTCTGCTTCTTATTGCTGCTACTGCAGTCTTGATCATATGGTTGATAATTGGCATCCCGGGAAGTGTATTTGCTGGATTAGTATATGGTTTTCTAGCACCCATAATGGCTACGTTTGATGCAGTTGGAGAAGGCAAAGAAAAGCCATTTGTTCATTGTTTTGTG GATGGAACATGGAGTACTATCACTGGAAGCTGTACAGTAGTCAGGGACGTGAAAGATTTGCTTTTCCACTCCTACTTTTCAATTATGGATGACCTTCGTCTTCAGAAACCTCCTGACGGGAAGCCATATGAGATAAG ATTGCTTGATATTCCTGGTGCCTTGATAGCGGCCGCATTTGGGCTTCTACTTGATGGAATAATGTTCACATTAATTGCCTTCTATAAGTGCCCTGTGAtgcttttcaaaggatggaaacGACTGATCCAGGATATGATTGGGAGAGAAGGGCCTTTCCTGGAGACGGCTTGTGTGCCATTTGCTGGTCTTGCTATTCTTCTTTGGCCATTTGCTGTAGTAGGAGCCGTTCTGGCATCCATACTCTCCAGTGTCCCTTTAGGTGCTTATGGTGCAGTTGTAGCTTATCAG GAATCCTCCTTTGTCATGGGACTTGCCTATGTGTTCTCATCAGTGTCTATATTTGATGAATACACGAACGATGTTCTCGACATGGCACCTGGTTCTTGTTTTCCAAG ATTTAAATATCGAAAGGGCAAAGGTGAGTCTTCGCACGGACATAGTGCTCCGTTATCCAGACCAGCCTCATTCGACAGGGAGAAGCAAGAAGGGAAAAAACCTCCATCTCGTGTTACGTCATTTAAGAACAGCATTGATGAGTTCAATCCATTCAAG TTGCTGGACCACCTATTTGCCGAGTGCAGGAACCAGGGGGAGGCTTTGGTCAACAAAGGGGTGATAACAATGAAAGACATTGAAGAAACTAAGTCTGGAAAAGTTGGCAGCGGTGTTCTTAATGTTGGTCTACCAGCATATGTTATCCTTAATGCACTCCTTCGGTCTGCAAAAGCTGATTCAGTCGGGCTAATCTTAA GTGACGGCTCTGAGATTACATCTGACAATAGACCTAAAAGTACCATCTTTGATTGGTTCTTTGACCCACTTATGGTTATAAAGGAACAAATCAAAGCTGAGAATCTCAGCGAAGAAGAGGAAGAATATCTGAAAATGCGAGTACTGTTGGCTGGGGATCCCAGTCGCCTGAAAGGTTCTCTGCCTCATGTTCCATCCTTGACCGAGCGAAAAAAGGCAGATATAGATGCATTCGCTCGCAG ATTGCAAGGAATCACAAAGTCGATATCTAGATATCCTACAGCGAAGCGCCGCTTCGACATCCTTGTGAAGGCGCTCCTGTCAGAGCTTGAGAGGACGATGGGTGGCAGCAGCCAATCTGCCAATGGATCCCAGTCTCAGGCGCAGAGGCTGCGGAACTCGGTAGCCCGGATGCTCAGCCAAAAATCCATGGGCAAGACGGCCAACATCAGGGATGAAGACCCAGAAGCGCAGATGACAAGATTGTCTCGCACCCCGTGA
- the LOC8073679 gene encoding dentin sialophosphoprotein: MAAAPPPPRLLMAHREGGDAPISLFLDTNLGTHLALLVAPDTAIRGLKSQVAEEHAAAFPDLGPVTVKSFQVRRKGVLYHLSDSMTVMSVFTKIKGGCFLHVNMAEATAAAHCCRDAPGTDNRRVSDVCLGIHVKNHVEELTVMAPDVACDMPSRGLEGGNDDATLNNVQAHDALPNCSLVPSSSQLNTEILKNKAVGLAIDAEAGIDQVIDKAKSYSGQINHANQTDGAYISSTSMACLDKSSNESNMSHAVEDLHASRDHGVGDDVSDKKQVRVEEQLLEEIQAKDTLPQAKENKKSRTASFDTSCTVGSLNTSNHQEVHDTLHEGSIQLENPSTVGKKKKRKRRQLSPSKSAAAQETTEPSAMAVDLISEVLPHNILGIQIHNIHAMDNLSQEKEHKKSRTSSTDTSSRHLLETDPTSLREPLNTSNHQEVHDTLHQESIQLENPSAAGKKKKKHQLAPSKSASAQITTEPSYGAAPADLSKSRGDEAYNVELTDKDETIVKASGLPLSSSELNDGNQGSKSVQFMSNAQASTDLISEQDKFDHALKGCRDPSIADAIYSTGESVAIEGKTTKASHTPLDEGDKHEEIKQHNEGCHNEGVPETSNMEKDGKSTDASDKRQTDQNTSQVKKRKKSKVGSVDMPSVDATGEKDHGYSENAAKQDTVSTKREIVHEPSMQQMSNIAYQGDSNVIENPSGDGKKKKKRKRHSESLKGMNPSQDLTKSSGFVTNESSIQCTDATPIDAKQTTLGIIEGETVSKHKKLSESLGVAATNVIDEVLADLRSKDSLSKDLDADLLPGQTHLGSNQNGLEVPESIAVKVGSVTAALPPKYPAAVHSASPVSPPRQKKSKGKKSKVLATMTDSSHQSSGVPEEAANRELKESDSLRFADKTSDLEDIVTGNVVAQADDKHKATKRRRKKGSVKQVLDTLDLKEANRTEENLVQGGSVVGTPLSTVGKVEQKDRASETLTPKMRETNCSTHELDSHAVKDSHDEYVTDIIGTHDIENAAGTPTLHVVQKDVMALNSANPNSQKERKTSLNSELKSRDCALEHGFGADLVNSRTEKGVSTTSCASAVKPDYHTVFHPANDGINFLDHFNCSNLNDDPSIAAESNQNNEDESLREVKNKKKKKRKQHTGSIEPNDVLESLPSEKDIVPFVATENMNIENENVNNGKDKKKRKGKANMEVPTAERDNPNCDSQGIDIGTQDSLVSIVQKQRMGQDNGKESNSKVTQNVSIMPHEPEDATWNHTPEKNLHQSVDDQSKLLTEKDHAHISKEVRKFTSTKPHAKIRKPDGSTIEGKVAPNPKPVSNLVKDFSMSPQASSDSIEGTPQSANRYRVAVRKVPNKRYEETRGNSKKASRKVGSGAIFDDRISEGSDDELDTKTVMEGSPDSSSTSADSGISSAAYESEVPDDGTVSLSQRSLKGGLDIGSILRGSRSYQKARKKQAELLDDDTIVPDSQPTDDLWR, translated from the exons ATGGCcgccgccccgccgccgccgcggctgctAATGGCACACCGCGAGGGCGGAGACGCCCCCATCTCCCTCTTCCTTGACACCAATCTCGGCACCCATCTCGCCCTGCTCGTCGCCCCGGACACAGCCATCCGTGGCCTAAAGT CGCAGGTGGCCGAGGAGCACGCTGCCGCCTTCCCCGACCTCGGCCCCGTCACCGTCAAGTCCTTCCAG GTCCGCCGGAAGGGTGTACTGTATCACCTCTCTGATTCAATGACAGTGATGAGTGTCTTCACCAAAATTAAAGGTGGGTGCTTTCTTCACGTCAATATGGCAGAGGCTACAGCAGCCGCACACTGCTGCCGAGATGCTCCAGGAACTGATAATAGAAGAGTGAGTGATGTTTGTCTTGGAATTCATGTAAAGAACCATGTTGAGGAGCTGACTGTGATGGCACCAGATGTTGCTTGTGATATGCCCTCTAGAGGCCTTGAAG GTGGTAATGATGATGCCACACTGAATAATGTTCAAGCACATGATGCATTGCCAAATTGTTCCTTGGTGCCATCCTCATCACAGCTAAATACtgaaatactgaagaacaaAGCAGTGGGTCTGGCCATTGATGCAGAAGCAGGAATTGATCAAGTTATTGATAAAGCAAAGAGTTACAGTGGCCAGATAAATCATGCTAATCAAACTGATGGTGCTTATATTAGTTCCACATCAATGGCATGTCTTGATAAATCTTCAAATGAGAGTAATATGTCACATGCTGTGGAGGACCTGCATGCAAGTCGAGACCACGGCGTTGGTGATGATGTTTCTGACAAAAAGCAAGTCAGGGTAGAGGAGCAACTGCTGGAAGAGATACAAGCAAAGGATACTCTTCCACAagcaaaggagaacaaaaaATCTAGGACTGCTTCTTTTGACACATCATGTACTGTGGGATCTTTAAACACTTCTAATCATCAAGAAGTCCATGATACCTTACATGAGGGGTCCATCCAGCTAGAAAATCCAAGCACTGttggaaagaagaagaaaagaaaaaggcgtCAATTGTCCCCGTCAAAATCTGCTGCTGCTCAAGAGACAACAGAACCATCAGCTATGGCAGTAGATTTAATAAGTGAAGTTCTGCCGCATAACATCCTAGGGATACAGATCCATAATATACATGCAATGGATAATCTTTCACAAGAAAAGGAGCACAAAAAATCTAGGACTAGTTCTACTGACACATCAAGTAGGCATCTACTGGAAACAGATCCTACTTCTCTTAGGGAACCTTTAAACACTTCAAATCATCAAGAAGTCCATGACACTTTACATCAGGAGTCCATCCAGCTAGAAAACCCAAGTGCTGctggaaagaagaagaaaaaacatCAATTGGCCCCTTCAAAATCTGCTTCTGCTCAAATAACGACAGAACCGTCGTATGGGGCAGCCCCAGCGGATTTATCAAAATCCAGAG GTGACGAGGCATATAATGTTGAATTGACTGACAAAGATGAAACTATAGTCAAAGCATCGGGTTTGCCTCTTTCATCATCAGAACTTAATGATGGAAACCAGGGGAGCAAAAGTGTTCAGTTTATGAGCAATGCTCAGGCATCTACTGATCTAATCTCTGAACAAGACAAGTTTGATCATGCTCTCAAGGGATGTAGGGATCCTTCAATTGCAGATGCTATTTATTCTACAGGTGAAAGTGTAGCTATTGAAGGAAAAACTACAAAAGCAAGCCACACTCCTTTGGATGAAGGGGACAAGCATGAAGAAATAAAACAACACAATGAGGGATGTCACAATGAAGGTGTACCTGAAACAAGCAACATGGAGAAAGATGGCAAAAGTACAGATGCCTCTGACAAGAGGCAAACTGATCAAAATACTTCTCAAGTGAAGAAGCGCAAGAAATCAAAGGTTGGTTCTGTTGACATGCCTTCCGTGGATGCTACTGGTGAGAAAGATCATGGGTATAGTGAAAATGCTGCCAAACAAGATACAGTTTCTACTAAAAGGGAGATTGTCCATGAACCTTCTATGCAACAGATGTCAAACATTGCATATCAAGGGGATTCAAATGTAATAGAAAATCCAAGTGGCgatggaaagaaaaagaaaaaaagaaaacgcCACTCAGAATCCTTGAAGGGTATGAATCCTAGTCAAGATCTGACAAAATCTTCTGGATTTGTAACAAACGAAAGCTCGATACAATGCACAGATGCTACTCCAATAGATGCAAAGCAAACAACCCTGGGCATTATAGAAGGAGAAACAGTTAGTAAGCACAAGAAGCTTAGTGAAAGTCTAGGTGTAGCGGCAACAAATGTTATTGATGAGGTATTGGCAGATCTAAGATCTAAAGACAGCTTAAGTAAGGATCTGGATGCAGATCTTTTACCAGGACAAACTCACCTAGGCAGCAATCAGAATGGACTAGAAGTTCCTGAATCCATTGCTGTTAAAGTTGGTAGCGTTACTGCAGCATTACCTCCAAAATATCCTGCAGCGGTTCACTCTGCTTCTCCTGTTAGCCCACCTAGACAAAAGAAGTCTAAGGGAAAAAAATCGAAAGTGTTAGCAACCATGACTGACTCTTCTCATCAATCAAGTGGTGTACCTGAagaagctgctaatagagaaTTAAAAGAGTCTGATTCTTTGAGGTTTGCTGATAAAACAAGTGACCTTGAGGATATAGTAACTGGAAATGTGGTTGCGCAAGCTGATGACAAACACAAAGCCACTAAACGTCGAAGAAAGAAGGGTTCTGTAAAGCAGGTACTCGATACATTGGACTTGAAGGAAGCTAATCGTACGGAAGAAAATTTGGTTCAGGGAGGTTCTGTAGTTGGCACTCCTTTAAGCACTGTTGGGAAAGTAGAGCAGAAAGACAGGGCTTCTGAGACTTTGACTCCTAAAATGCGAGAAACTAATTGTTCTACTCATGAGCTGGATAGTCATGCAGTAAAGGACAGCCATGATGAGTATGTAACTGACATCATTGGGACCCATGATATTGAGAATGCTGCAGGAACTCCAACCTTGCATGTAGTTCAGAAAGATGTCATGGCTCTCAACTCTGCCAACCCTAATTCTCAAAAGGAAAGGAAAACATCTTTGAACTCTGAACTTAAAAGTCGGGATTGTGCCCTGGAACATGGTTTCGGTGCAGATTTGGTGAACTCCAGGACTGAAAAGGGAGTCAGCACTAcaagttgtgctagtgctgttAAACCTGATTACCACACTGTGTTTCATCCTGCTAATGATGGAATCAATTTTCTTGATCATTTTAACTGCAGCAATCTGAATGACGATCCATCAATAGCTGCAGAAAGTAATCAAAACAATGAAGATGAATCTTTAAGGGAAGtgaagaataaaaagaagaagaaacgaaAGCAACATACTGGTAGCATTGAACCAAATGATGTTCTAGAATCTCTTCCCTCAGAGAAAGATATTGTGCCATTTGTTGCAACAGAAAACATGAACATAGAAAATGAGAATGTGAATAACGGCAAGGATAAGAAGAAGAGAAAGGGCAAAGCTAATATGGAAGTACCTACTGCTGAAAGGGACAATCCTAATTGTGATAGTCAAGGCATTGATATTGGTACCCAAGATTCACTTGTTTCTATTGTACAAAAACAAAGGATGGGTCAGGACAATGGGAAAGAGAGCAACAGCAAAGTTACTCAGAATGTCAGTATAATGCCACATGAAccagaagatgccacttggaaTCATACTCCTGAGAAGAATCTCCACCAGAGTGTTGATGATCAGAGCAAGTTGCTCACTGAAAAGGATCATGCACATATAAGTAAAGAAGTGAGGAAATTCACTTCTACAAAGCCCCATGCTAAGATTAGAAAGCCTGATGGGTCTACTATCGAGGGAAAGGTGGCTCCAAATCCTAAGCCTGTAAGCAACCTTGTGAAAGATTTTTCCATGAGCCCACAAGCGTCAAGTGACAGCATAGAGGGCACGCCACAAAGTGCTAACCGATATAGAGTTGCAGTCCGGAAAGTCCCAAATAAAAGGTATGAAGAGACCCGTGGAAACTCCAAAAAAGCGAGTAGGAAAGTAGGCTCTGGTGCAATATTCGATGACCGTATCAGTgaaggttctgatgatgaattgGACACCAAGACTGTCATGGAAGGATCACCTGATAGTTCATCTACATCTGCTGACTCAG GTATTTCATCTGCAGCCTATGAAAGCGAGGTTCCTGATGATGGCACCGTATCACT ATCTCAGAGGAGTCTCAAAGGTGGTCTGGATATTGGCTCCATCCTCCGTGGTTCCCGTAGCTATCAGAAGGCAAGAAAGAAGCAGGCGGAGCTGTTAGATGATGACACCATTGTGCCTGATAGCCAGCCCACGGATGACCTTTGGCGCTGA
- the LOC8060162 gene encoding very-long-chain 3-oxoacyl-CoA reductase 1, whose amino-acid sequence MAGAAAWSAHDAQPAAWALAAPLATLGLLLCARAAARLALWLYAAFLRPARPLRRRYGTWAVVTGATDGIGRALSFRLAAADLGLVLVGRSPDKLAAVSAEVKARHPGAQVRTFVLDFAGDGLAAKVDALGEFLGELDIGVLVNNAGACYPYARYFHEVDEALVRNLIRLNVDAVTRVTHAVLPGMVRRGRGAVVNIGSGASAILPSDPLYTVYAATKAYIDQFSRCLYVEYRSKGIDVQCQVPMLVATKMASIKTSSFFVPSPDTYARAAIRYIGYEPRCTPYWTHALLWFLGSFVPEPVADKMILNVALDVRTKGRAKDAKRKTH is encoded by the exons ATGGCCGGAGCAGCGGCGTGGAGCGCGCACGACGCGCAGCCCGCCGCGTGGGCGCTGGCAGCGCCGCTCGCGACGCTGGGGCTCCTGCTGTGCGCGCGCGCCGCGGCGCGCCTGGCGCTGTGGCTGTACGCGGCGTTCCTGCGGCCCGCGAGGCCGCTGCGCCGGCGGTACGGCACGTGGGCCGTCGTGACGGGCGCCACCGACGGCATCGGCCGCGCGCTGTCGTTCCGCCTGGCCGCGGCGGACCTCGGCCTCGTCCTTGTGGGCCGCAGCCCCGACAAGCTGGCCGCCGTGTCGGCCGAGGTGAAGGCCAGGCACCCCGGCGCCCAGGTGCGCACCTTCGTGCTCGACTTCGCCGGCGACGGCCTCGCCGCGAAGGTGGACGCGCTCGGGGAGTTCCTGGGGGAACTTGACATCGGCGTGCTCGTGAACAACGCCGGCGCGTGCTACCCGTACGCGCGCTACTTCCACGAGGTGGACGAGGCGCTCGTGCGGAACCTGATACGGCTCAACGTCGACGCCGTCACGCGGGTGACGCACGCCGTGCTCCCCGGCATGGTGCGACGCGGGCGCGGCGCCGTGGTGAACATCGGCTCCGGCGCCTCCGCTATTCTGCCGTCCGACCCGCTCTACACAGTCTACGCCGCCACCAAGGC CTATATCGACCAATTTTCAAGATGCCTATATGTTGAGTACAGGAGCAAAGGCATTGACGTGCAATGCCAG GTACCAATGTTAGTGGCCACAAAGATGGCGTCCATCAAGACTTCATCCTTCTTTGTGCCATCCCCCGATACATATGCCCGTGCGGCTATTCGCTACATCGGGTATGAACCGCGATGCACACCATATTGGACACATGCGCTATTGTGGTTCCTCGGCTCCTTTGTGCCTGAGCCTGTCGCTGATAAGATGATCCTCAACGTAGCACTAGATGTTCGCACCAAGGGGCGGGCCAAAGACGCTAAGAGGAAGACACATTAG
- the LOC110436571 gene encoding kelch domain-containing protein 4, which translates to MGKKQKKPGKGKEKTERKTAKGEEKRARREARKVGEEDDIDAILRSIQKEEAKKKEVHVEENVPAPSPRSNCSLTVNPLKETELILYGGEFYNGSKTFVYGDLYRYDVEKNEWKLVSSPNSPPPRSAHQTVAWKNNIYMFGGEFTSPNQERFHHYKDFWTLDLKTNQWEQILAKGCPSARSGHRMVLYKHKIVLFGGFYDTLREVRYYNDLHVFDLDHFKWEEIKPRPGCLWPSPRSGFQLAVYQDQIYLYGGYFKEVSSDKEKGTVHADMWSLDPRTWEWNKVKKAGMPPGPRAGFSMCVHKKRAVLFGGVVDMEVEGDVIMSMFMNELYGFQLDNHRWYPLELRKDKPAKTKARNIKRKESTNDVEANVVDNEGDEVMEDLEQAIEGQPEVNGVSNQLTKNLNITKDGSSRSIDVLSDSTAQEASLEAVKPSGRINACMAVGKDMLYLYGGMMEVKDREITLDDLYSLNLSKLDEWKCIISASESEWLEISEEEDDDDDDEADDDENEEGDASQTDEDDEESDEDAAKNVSSAVSLLKGETKTMRRKEKRARIEQIRVILGLSDSQRTPVPGESLRDFYKRTNMYWQMAAYEHTQHTGKELRKDGFDLAETRYKELKPILDELAVLEAEQKAEEEASASTSSKKDTKKPKQKSAGR; encoded by the exons ATGGGGAAGAAGCAGAAGAAGCCTGGGAAGGGGAAGGAGAAGACGGAGCGGAAGACGGCCAAGGGTGAGGAGAAGCGCGCCCGCCGGGAGGCCCGCAAGGTCGGCGAGGAGGACGACATCGACGCCATCCTT AGGAGCATACAGAAGGAAGAGGCGAAGAAGAAGGAGGTTCATGTGGAGGAGAATGTTCCTGCACCATCTCCTCGGTCCAATTGCTCG CTTACCGTTAACCCACTGAAAGAGACAGAGTTGATCCTGTATGGGGGAGAGTTCTACAATGGTAGCAAG ACCTTTGTTTATGGTGATCTTTATCGCTATGATGTAGAGAAAAATGAATGGAAATTGGTATCTAGCCCTAACAGTCCACCTCCACGAAGTGCTCACCAGACAGTAGCCTGGAAGAATAATATATACATGTTTG GTGGGGAGTTTACTTCACCAAACCAAGAACGTTTTCATCATTACAAG GACTTTTGGACATTGGAtctgaaaacaaatcaatgGGAGCAAATTCTTGCAAAGGGCTGTCCAAGTGCACGTTCAGGACACAGGATG GTTCTTTACAAGCACAAGATTGTTCTATTTGGTGGCTTTTATGACACTCTTAGGGAAGTGAG GTACTACAATGATCTGCATGTTTTTGATTTGGACCATTTCAAG TGGGAGGAAATCAAGCCTCGACCTGGGTGCCTGTGGCCAAGTCCAAGAAGTGGCTTTCAGCTTGCTGTTTACCAAGATCAG ATATATCTATATGGTGGATATTTTAAAGAAGTTTCTTctgacaaagaaaaaggaacagTTCATGCAGATATGTGGTCTCTTGATCCTCGTACTTGGGAGTGGAATAAG GTTAAGAAGGCTGGGATGCCACCTGGTCCTAGAGCTGGCTTTTCAATGTGTGTGCACAAGAAAAGGGCTGTTCTTTTTGGTGGTGTGGTAGATATGGAAGTTGAAG GTGACGTCATTATGAGCATGTTCATGAATGAGCTGTATGGTTTTCAATTGGATAACCACCGTTG GTATCCGCTAGAGCTCAGGAAAGACAAGCCTGCTAAAACCAAG GCAAGGAATATCAAAAGAAAAGAATCAACGAATGATGTAGAAGCTAATGTTGTTGATAATGAGGGTGATGAGGTCATGGAGGACTTAGAACAAGCTATTGAAGGACAACCTGAAGTCAATGGAGTTTCAAATCAGTTGACCAAGAATCTGAATATCACTAAAGATGGCTCAAGCAGAAGTATTGATGTTCTCTCTGATTCAACAGCACAAGAAGCATCGTTGGAG GCGGTGAAGCCCAGTGGTCGTATCAATGCATGCATGGCCGTAGGGAAAGATATGCTCTACTTGTATGGAGGAATGATGGAAGTGAAAGATAGAGAAATTACTCTTGATGATCTATATTCACTTAACCTTAGCAAACTTGATGAGTGGAAGTGCATCATATCG GCCTCAGAATCTGAATGGTTAGAAATTTCTGAGgaagaggatgatgatgatgatgatgaggctgatgatgatgaaaatgaagagGGGGATGCTAGCCAGacagatgaagatgatgaagaG TCTGATGAAGATGCTGCGAAGAACGTGTCTAGTGCTGTGTCTCTGCTGAAGGGTGAAACTAAGACCATGCGTAGAAAAGAGAAGCGTGCTCGGATAGAACAAATCAGGGTCATCCTTGGCCTTTCTGATTCTCAAAGGACTCCAGTG CCTGGAGaatcattgagagatttctACAAGAGGACAAATATGTACTGGCAAATGGCTGCCTACGAGCACACTCAACACACTGGAAAG GAGCTTCGCAAAGATGGTTTTGATCTTGCTGAAACTCGATACAAGGAACTGAAGCCGATACTTGACGAG CTGGCTGTGCTGGAGGCTGAGCAGAAGGCTGAGGAAGAGGCCAGTGCTTCAACTAGTTCCAAGAAGGACACCAAGAAACCCAAGCAGAAGAGCGCAGGAAGGTAG
- the LOC8060163 gene encoding very-long-chain 3-oxoacyl-CoA reductase 1, which translates to MACVHAQPAWALALAALGLVVSARAAARLALWLYAAFLRPAKPLRRRYGAWAVVTGATDGIGRALAFRLAAADLGVVLVGRSPDKLDAVAADLKSRRPGAQVRTFVLDFDADDVAAKVDALGEFLRGLDVGVLVNNVGRSYPYARYFHEVDEALARSLIRLNVEAVTRVTHAVLPGMLERGRGAIVNMGSGASAIMPSDPLYTVYVATKAYVDQFSRCLYVEYKSKGIDVQCQVPIQVATKLASIRKPTFLAPSPETYARAAVRYIGYEPRCTPYWGHALVWLLISLVPEPIADRMFLNRSVTIRAKGRAKEAKKKAQ; encoded by the exons ATGGCCTGCGTGCACGCGCAGCCCGCGTGGGCGCTGGCGCTCGCAGCGCTGGGGCTCGTGGTGTCGGCGCGCGCCGCGGCGCGCCTCGCGCTGTGGCTGTACGCGGCGTTCCTCCGCCCGGCGAAGCCACTGCGCCGCCGGTACGGCGCCTGGGCCGTCGTCACGGGCGCCACGGACGGCATCGGCCGCGCGCTCGCGTTCCGCCTCGCCGCGGCCGACCTCGGGGTCGTCCTCGTGGGCCGGAGCCCCGACAAGCTCGACGCCGTCGCGGCCGACCTCAAGTCCAGGCGCCCCGGCGCGCAGGTCCGCACCTTCGTCCTCGACTTCGACGCCGACGACGTCGCCGCGAAGGTGGACGCGCTCGGGGAGTTCCTCCGGGGACTCGACGTGGGCGTGCTCGTGAACAACGTCGGCAGGTCGTACCCGTACGCGCGCTACTTCCACGAGGTGGACGAGGCGCTGGCGCGGAGCCTGATACGGCTCAACGTCGAGGCCGTCACGCGGGTGACGCACGCCGTGCTCCCCGGCATGCTGGAGCGCGGCCGTGGAGCCATCGTCAACATGGGCTCCGGCGCCTCTGCCATCATGCCGTCCGACCCGCTCTACACCGTCTACGTCGCCACCAAGGC gtatgTCGACCAATTCTCGAGGTGCCTATATGTCGAATACAAGAGCAAAGGCATAGACGTACAATGCCAG GTACCCATACAGGTGGCGACGAAGTTGGCGTCCATCAGGAAACCCACCTTCCTGGCACCGTCGCCGGAGACGTACGCCCGCGCCGCCGTCCGCTACATCGGGTACGAGCCGCGGTGCACGCCGTACTGGGGGCATGCACTGGTGTGGCTCCTCATCTCCCTTGTGCCCGAGCCTATCGCCGACAGGATGTTCCTAAACAGGTCCGTCACCATCCGCGCCAAGGGCCGCGCCAAAGAAGCTAAGAAGAAGGCGCAGTGA